The proteins below come from a single Triticum aestivum cultivar Chinese Spring chromosome 5D, IWGSC CS RefSeq v2.1, whole genome shotgun sequence genomic window:
- the LOC123124735 gene encoding uncharacterized protein: MASRGGGGGAHASRPPLRVGRTKEYRMGRDTQLLAAEGSPVSLFVLCGDRFEGSQLFRSGELSVHMIRVEGHPVSMASCTVGDHQWMLARDALVARVDARVFVFELPGFFYAVVVPPDEAVGAGAAERKCATLAEIFSRFCAYQDLSNAEGGEEAGDQQSQHWNPWVRAHARIQRLGRTTTTPGRATADAPAAIGSARQMERAVRTSAVVKLLSRSLLAGALQPARHLTITLGAGVGAGAVRGTSALPTAFAAALPSKSVVSDLLEAIETSRTNGPRREARRGNGLGWWSLNVEGVMMLLRVVQAIRGRRLPAALGVGTKRPRDDGNGGAGHHGLKGGSGVGPALGGSGARRWCGGKQRKLGNTVGAWGSS; encoded by the exons ATGGCGtctcggggaggaggaggaggagcgcatgCTAGCCGGCCGCCGCTGAGGGTCGGGCGCACCAAGGAGTACCGCATGGGCAGGGACACGCAGCTACTCGCCGCCGAGGGCTCGCCGGTGAGCCTCTTCGTTCTCTGTGGCGACCGGTTCGAGGGCTCGCAGCTGTTCCGCTCCGGCGAACTGTCGGTGCACATGATCCGGGTCGAGGGCCACCCCGTGTCCATGGCCTCTTGCACCGTTGGAGACCACCAGTGGATGCTCGCCAGGGACGCACTCGTTGCGCGTGTTGACGCCCGCGTCTTCGTCTTCGAGCTGCCGGGGTTCTTCTACGCAGTCGTCGTGCCGCCGGACGAAGCTGTTGGCGCCGGCGCCGCGGAGAGGAAATGTGCCACACTGGCCGAGATCTTCTCTCGGTTCTGCGCGTACCAGGATCTCTCCAATGCAGAAG GTGGAGAGGAAGCCGGTGACCAGCAGAGCCAGCACTGGAACCCATGGGTTCGTGCACACGCTAGGATACAGCGCCTCGGGAGGACCACCACGACGCCCGGCCGGGCAACCGCCGACGCGCCGGCCGCCATCGGCAGCGCCAGACAGATGGAGCGCGCCGTGCGCACGTCGGCCGTCGTGAAGCTGCTCAGCCGTTCCCTCCTcgccggcgcgctccagcccgctCGGCACCTGACAATCACCCTCGGTGCCGGTGTCGGCGCTGGCGCTGTTCGCGGCACAAGCGCACTCCCCACTGCCTTTGCGGCGGCGCTGCCGAGTAAGTCCGTCGTGTCCGACCTGCTCGAAGCCATCGAGACGAGCCGGACGAACGGGCCGCGCCGCGAGGCACGCCGTGGCAACGGCCTGGGGTGGTGGAGCCTCAACGTCGAGGGCGTCATGATGCTGCTCAGAGTCGTTCAGGCGATCCGGGGCAGGAGGCTGCCAGCGGCTCTGGGTGTGGGCACGAAGAGACCGCGCGATGATGGGAACGGAGGCGCCGGGCACCATGGTCTCAAAGGTGGCAGCGGCGTTGGACCGGCGCTCGGCGGCAGCGGGGCACGTCGGTGGTGCGGCGGGAAGCAGAGGAAGCTGGGGAACACGGTGGGTGCATGGGGAAGCTCTTGA